CCGGAGAGGAGAGTGAGGTCGCCATGGTGAAAAAAAGCTGCGGCCCATCCGGCATTTCTCCTTTTTGTTTGATATTACACGGTAGAATCACAGGCGCACACATCCCACTAACATCCTATAAATGTGTCCCCTAACACATGCTATAACACATGCTATAAGATATGAAAACCAGCGATATATTTCTGATCTTACTGAAGTCCTGTTGAAAACcaacatatatacatgtgtaaTATTCGTGGAGATTTTGACATAGTAGCAGAGTCATGTATCACTTAGTGCTTCCCCGGCTCCATCCGGCATTTCACTGGAGCGATGCCGGTGAAATGGCACCAGATAAAAAGGCTCAGCTGGAGAGAGTTTTTTTGACCACTGTTTGGGGGTATGCAAAGCCCTGTGCCGCTTGTCTTCGACATCATGAGTTTCCTTCTTACTCCCTCAGTTTTAAAATGtctgacaccgttgactttttagcacatatttaaccatttatcttattaaaaaaatttatgaaatatttaaaaccatatgtgtacatgaaaatatatttaacaatgaatcaaatgatatgaaaagaataaataattacttaaatttttttgaataagacgtatggtcaaacacatactaaaaaagtcaacggtgtcaaacattttaaaactgaGGGATTATATTTGTGCCAGAGAGGCTTCGAATGACTACACACGACCCTGCTGCATGAAGCAGTAGGTATCGTCGTCTGGGTATCATGGGCAAAAATAGCGGTAGTGTgtgtaaaaaaaagtttgattcgTCTTTAATTagactgtgtttagattcatggTAAAAAATTTTACGTCACATTAAATGTACGGacatacatttaaagtattaaacgtagtctaataacaaaataaattacagaatctatctgtaaactgcaagacgaatttattaagcctaattaatctatcattagcaaatatttattgtaacaccacattattaaattatggagcaattaggcttaaaagatttgtctcgcaatttacacgcaatctttgtaattaattttttagtctatatttaatacttcatgcaggtgttcaaatgttcgatgtgatagagtaaaaaattttagggtgggatctaaacagggccttagactTGTTATAAAGTTCTGATTGATGGtagatgaaaaataatttatgataaTTGTTTGAATGCACGTACGAATAAACTAAATGATAGAAAGTTGAAAAGGTTATTTTCTAAAAGTTTTCAAAGAAATGCTAATGAAATGGAGTATTAGAAAGTTGATTAGGAGCTTGGAAAGCATGCCAACGATAATCCATTATCTGTTACTAGTTCTAAAGAATAGGCCTTAAGTGGGTGTAGTGGTCTTTATTCTTTTTCTAGTCGAGTATTTGACAATGCACAACTGAGTTTATGGACGATCTAAAATATACTGCTTCAGATAAACTTATGTATCTACGTTTTCCTTCTTCCATCGGTCtacctcttcttttcttcatgGCCACTTTTGTAGTCTCCGGTAAGGAACGATTGTATGCCGAAAGCTTCTAAACCCTGGAGCGATGAGCATGTTGCAATGGCAACGTAGTATAGAATGGGTGTTCTCATAGCAGCTTGGCACAATCCAACCGATGTCAACATAGATGAGCTCGTAGTGGTTAATACTACGGGTCCTTCGAATcacaagaataaaaaaacagagaaatagaaaaaaaaatctaagaatCTGATAGGAATATAAGTGTAAAGTAGATAATTGTAAACCACAGAAATCTAATAAGAGAGATAtattaaaatgaaaatttttcaaaatattggagctcttgctaagtttATTTCAAATTCTATAGGCAATGAACCATTCCATacgaatttcataggatttagaaAACCCCATTCCTTTGTATCTAAGgagcaaaaaagaaaatttattgaatcctataaaattcaaaGATACCCTACATggactagggatgaaaacagtCGAAAACGATATCATTTTCTTGAAACGACATTGGTACGGTCAGGAAAGTGAGTTGACACAAACAAATTCTATCCAAATAGCATGTCTCTAAATACTAGGTGTTCTAACAGAGGGAAAATGATCTAATAGTATAATGTGGAttgttttataaaattagtgACATACCAATATTACTATACTATGTAGTAAAGGCCAAACTTAGACAAAAagtcatatttatattttatataacaAACATTTTATTAGATAAATGAAATTGTACCATACTTCTATTGTGTGTACCATAtccacatatttatttattgaacCGATGTACAGGAGTATActttgtgttaaaaaaaatccaattttaaAGATTAATCTAGACACGTATTGTTagaatttgattttctttttatagagGGAGTAAGGTTTAAGGGGACTGCCtcattcatctttttttttttggaacaaatgaCTGTTGACTGCCCCTATCGTGATAAACATCCATGAGAAGGACTTAATTAACTACGGTGCACTGTTGGGATAAAATCCATGGATCGGCCGACGCGCGCTTTTGACCGAGGGCGGCCGACAAATAACGTTCAAAGGAGGGTCCGGTAAAGAGGAGGGCATCCCCAGCAGGAATTCTGATGAAAATCCCCATTCCCCAAAGGCTGCCATCCCCTGACACCTCCCTCCGATCATCCCAGCCTCCATGTCCCTCCCCTGTCCCCCCCTTCTCCCTCTTTGGTTGCGTCTTGCGTCGCCCAACCCAATCCACCCCTAAAGCTTAATTTAGAGTTAACATAAAGCTTAATTTAAGACATGTTTAGATACACTGGTAAAATTTTCACCCTATCatataaagcttaatttaaGGCATGTTTAGATACACTGGTAAaattttcaccctatcacatcgaatatctGAACGCATGTAttgagcattaaatataaataaaaaaaataactaattacacagtatgcgtgtaaattacgagacaaattttttaagcctaattgcttcatgatttgacaatgtggtactacagtaaacatttgctaatgatggattaattaggcttaataaatttgtctcgcagtttacaagtagaatatgtaatttgttttgttattagtctacgtttagtacttcaaatgtgtgcccgtatatccgatgtgacacgttaaaattttacacccatggatttaaacacccccttagagttcctaaaacaaaaattttcatccatcacatcgaatgtttggacaaaTGTATGAAGTAgttaaatgtggacaaaaaaaaccaattacgcaattacacaaaaaaaaaccagtttacgtgtaaattgcgagacgaatcttttaagcctaattgcaccatgatttaataatatggtgctacagtaaacccttgctaatgatggattaattagacttaataaatttatctcgcggttttttggcggaatctgtaatttgttttgttattagactacgtttaatacttcaaatgtatatccgtatatctgatgtgacaaccaaatctaaaaaattttctccaactaaacaaggcgATAGCATCTATAATTTGCTTGGAAGCATATGTATAATTAGTTCTTATATAAAAGCTAACATttatcattttcattttttttctctcctccacctgaGTATATATAGTTATCTTATAGCCTACTTCCTCTATCTAAAATAGGATTTTGGACGGATAGGACATTTCACATGAATTCTCTAAAATATCTCATCcgtccaaaatttcttatattttaggatggatggaatCCTATTAAACTTAATCTTACATACTCTTTTCAACTTGGTAACTGAGTATATATGAAGTTGTTTAGATTTACatcattttaaaccataccatttttaaATACAATTGCCAAATATGAGCATCAATTTAGTTTATTGCCAAACTTTactaaatacataagaaatatTACCAGAATTTGGAAAGTTATATTTTGGATACAATCTGAACCTTCtctttatttcaaaataaatatagctgtgcagttaaaatttaaactaaATAACTAAgcccgagtttagtttcaaactttttcttcaaactttcaacttttccatcacatcaaaacttttccacacatataaatttataacttttccatcacatcgttttaatttcaataaaatttctaattttgacgtgaactaaaaaCAGCCTAACCTTAACCTTAttttggttgtgtttagttcagcgcaaaatttagattttggttgaaattggagatgatgtgactgaaaagttatgtgtgtatgacaggttgatgtgatagaaaaggactgaagtttgtaTCCAAACTTTTAATGTAAACACAACCCTTGAAACGGAGGCAGCACACATCGGTCGTTCGATCCGCCAAGTGAAACGCGCCAAAACAGCCGTCGTCCCGACCAAAAGAGTAGCTTCCCGTGTCGGCGCCCCCCGCCCCCCCGTATACATATACCCCTCCCGCCCTCTTTCCCGCCTCCTCTCTTTTAAACCCCACGACAACCACCTCGCTTGCCATTCTGGACTGCGGGTGAGATCGATGGTGACGGACGGGgagtgctcggcggcggcggcgaggaagggtGGGTCGCCGGCGGTGCGGAGCCACAGCGAGGCGGAGCGGAAGCGGCGGCAGCGCATCAACGCCCACCTCGCCACGCTCCGCACCCTCGTCCCCTCCGCCTCCCGGGTACGTACGAGATCGAGACATCCACGACGCCCACGATGGcgtgtgtgcgtgcgtgcgtgcgtctgACGAGGTtggtgtgcgtgcgtgcgtgcagatGGACAAGGCGGCGCTGCTGGGGGAGGTGGTGCGGCACGTGCGGGAGCTGCGGTGCAGGGCGGACGACGCCACGGAgggcgccgacgtcgtcgtccccgGGGAAGgcgacgaggtcggcgtcgaggacgaggaggacgacgagggcgAGCGCGACGAGGGGTGTtatgtcgtcggcggcggcgacaggcggtggcggcggcgcgtcagGGCGTGGGTGTGCTGCGCCGACAGGCCGGGGCTCATGTCCGACCTGGGCCGCGCCGTGCGCTCCGTCAGCGCGCGCCCCGTGCGCGCCGAGGTCGCCACCGTCGGCGGGAGGACGCGCAGCGTCCTGGagctcgacgtcgtcgtcgcctccgacgccgccgacaACGACAGGGCCGTCGCGCTCtccgccctccgcgccgccctccgcacCGTGCTTCTCAACCGCGaggagctcctcgccgccgccgccaccgacggctACAAGCGGCCACGCTTCTCGCCGAGGTGTAGCAGCCTAACCTAAGCTTCGCTACTACTcgccgtacgtacgtacgcggcAAAACGAATCTAAGATAAGCTAGGGGAACAATGCGATGCTGATACACTACTACCGGTTTCGTGTCACAACTAGCTTggtgtttttttgtttgtttgtattccctccatctcaatatataagaaatttcgAAGTAATACGATAtatcctctgtttcatattataagattttctaacattgtccacgttctcatatatatatatatatatatatatatatatatatatatatatatatatatatatatatatatatatatagtactgctccctccgtttcaggttataagactctAACATATtaaccacatatatatatatatatatatatatatatatatgtatataaataaatGTGGTTAATatgttagaaagttttataacctgaaacggagggagcagtactataaatctagacaaattTTCTTtctagattcgtaatactaaTATGTATcatattcttctaaaatctcttatattatgtaaCGGAGGGGTACTGCGTGTCATTTTTCCTTGCTGCTTGCCTGCATGGTACTAGTAGGCTGGTAATTGTACTTGGCAACCAGTATCGTCACGTAGACTTTGTCAGGTATACTGTTGCACGGTTGCAGTGTTGCGAAGTTGCAACAGTGGAGATGTGTGGCACTGGTGCACTTTTTGTCCACCAGTACTTCAGTAGTTTCAGTATTGGCTCTACTGCAGATCACATGAATCCCTTCGTGTTTT
The Oryza glaberrima chromosome 8, OglaRS2, whole genome shotgun sequence DNA segment above includes these coding regions:
- the LOC127781768 gene encoding transcription factor AIG1-like, whose protein sequence is MVTDGECSAAAARKGGSPAVRSHSEAERKRRQRINAHLATLRTLVPSASRMDKAALLGEVVRHVRELRCRADDATEGADVVVPGEGDEVGVEDEEDDEGERDEGCYVVGGGDRRWRRRVRAWVCCADRPGLMSDLGRAVRSVSARPVRAEVATVGGRTRSVLELDVVVASDAADNDRAVALSALRAALRTVLLNREELLAAAATDGYKRPRFSPRCSSLT